One segment of Gammaproteobacteria bacterium DNA contains the following:
- the casA gene encoding type I-E CRISPR-associated protein Cse1/CasA, whose product MNLLTEPVFRVQTPMGPQALSLPGLLAALGADTVESLPGLQRHQEDAFHIFLCYLAGAVLARADLHDPVQSEGFWRDGLRQLAGRDDDCAWTLVVEDVMQPAFMQAPLANKTDWAAFKPKADTPDSLDVLQTAKNHDVKSQRVHEDYPECWVYALISLQTMTGLMGRGNYGIARMNSGTGSRVCVGLRYDETFGERWRRETRKLLNYRAELLVEPWPYRPNGQVLLWLSAWDLQTALPLNELDPFFIEVARAVRLIIDHGRIQALGAGTAGMRLVAKEQKGIVGDPWTPLVDDGKEKKAWTVMAPFFSPQRLRNLIFEEEGFMAAVMQQPDPDRQTQACWLQAAVLAPGGMGKTDGFHEATVRIPAQATARLFGRGAARERLAELSGLGLKDAATMQNKVLKPALYAWLEAGPEQIDWEKREVSAWVEQTARSFTTVWHPLFFEWLWRCVDQTDTDAARLLWLQALERHARQTLTDAIARFPARTGRYYRSRVRAKGMFNGCLFNTFQQLKELAHAERRNGITADEC is encoded by the coding sequence ATGAATTTACTGACTGAACCGGTGTTTCGGGTGCAAACCCCGATGGGTCCGCAGGCGTTGAGCTTGCCGGGGTTGTTGGCGGCGCTGGGGGCCGATACGGTCGAGTCATTGCCGGGTCTGCAACGCCATCAAGAGGATGCGTTTCATATTTTCCTGTGTTACCTGGCCGGGGCGGTGTTGGCGCGAGCCGATCTGCACGACCCGGTGCAGTCGGAAGGCTTTTGGCGCGATGGATTGCGGCAACTGGCCGGGCGCGACGATGACTGCGCCTGGACGCTGGTGGTGGAGGATGTGATGCAGCCGGCGTTTATGCAGGCACCCTTAGCCAATAAAACGGACTGGGCGGCCTTCAAACCCAAGGCGGATACGCCGGATTCCCTGGATGTGCTGCAAACGGCTAAGAACCATGATGTAAAAAGCCAACGAGTTCATGAGGATTATCCAGAGTGTTGGGTGTACGCCCTGATCAGTTTGCAGACGATGACTGGGTTGATGGGGCGCGGGAATTATGGGATTGCCCGGATGAATAGCGGTACCGGGAGTCGCGTCTGTGTTGGATTGCGCTATGACGAAACCTTTGGTGAACGCTGGCGACGAGAGACCCGCAAGCTCCTGAACTATCGTGCTGAATTGTTAGTGGAACCCTGGCCCTATCGTCCGAACGGGCAGGTGTTGCTCTGGTTGTCTGCTTGGGATTTGCAAACGGCATTGCCGCTCAACGAACTCGATCCCTTTTTCATTGAAGTGGCCCGGGCGGTGCGATTGATCATCGACCATGGACGGATTCAGGCATTGGGAGCAGGTACGGCGGGTATGCGTCTGGTGGCCAAAGAGCAAAAAGGTATTGTCGGTGATCCGTGGACCCCACTGGTCGATGATGGCAAGGAGAAAAAAGCCTGGACGGTGATGGCACCGTTCTTTTCACCCCAACGCCTGCGCAATCTCATTTTTGAAGAAGAGGGATTCATGGCGGCGGTGATGCAGCAACCCGATCCCGATCGTCAAACTCAAGCGTGTTGGTTACAAGCGGCCGTGCTGGCACCGGGCGGTATGGGCAAGACAGATGGCTTTCATGAAGCCACCGTGCGCATTCCAGCGCAAGCCACTGCGCGTCTGTTCGGCAGGGGAGCGGCGCGCGAGCGCTTGGCGGAACTGAGTGGTTTGGGTCTAAAAGATGCCGCGACCATGCAGAACAAGGTGCTCAAGCCTGCTTTGTATGCGTGGCTGGAAGCGGGACCGGAACAAATCGATTGGGAAAAACGCGAAGTGAGCGCCTGGGTCGAACAAACCGCCCGATCTTTTACGACCGTCTGGCACCCCTTATTTTTCGAATGGCTCTGGCGTTGTGTCGATCAGACCGACACGGATGCCGCTCGCCTCCTCTGGCTGCAAGCCTTGGAACGGCATGCCCGTCAAACTCTGACTGATGCGATAGCCCGTTTTCCAGCACGCACCGGCCGCTATTACCGGTCGCGCGTGCGCGCGAAGGGGATGTTCAACGGTTGCTTATTCAACACCTTTCAACAACTGAAGGAGCTTGCTCATGCTGAACGCCGCAACGGCATCACCGCCGATGAATGCTGA
- the casB gene encoding type I-E CRISPR-associated protein Cse2/CasB yields MLNAATASPPMNAEPFSLARLIGKVAAIIGSENFPTGERAALKRLTPDRSPSLVFYRFCFQHLPDGWQRQMSAWQAALAGLALMGTSAHNPKRPLGQALAEQRYSEARLERLLAAQDDVLYTLTLRVARFLAAKGESVNWLDLSQLLLAQDREKCEAVRLRIAGDYYRYYNNEKD; encoded by the coding sequence ATGCTGAACGCCGCAACGGCATCACCGCCGATGAATGCTGAACCTTTCTCTCTGGCGCGCTTGATCGGCAAAGTGGCTGCGATCATCGGTAGTGAGAATTTTCCGACTGGGGAACGGGCCGCGCTGAAACGCCTGACCCCGGATCGATCACCGTCACTAGTGTTTTACCGGTTCTGCTTCCAGCACTTACCCGACGGTTGGCAACGCCAGATGAGCGCCTGGCAAGCCGCACTCGCCGGATTGGCCTTGATGGGAACGTCAGCGCATAACCCAAAGCGGCCACTGGGTCAGGCGCTGGCCGAACAGCGCTATAGCGAGGCGCGGCTGGAACGGTTGCTCGCGGCCCAGGATGATGTGTTGTACACCCTGACGTTGCGCGTTGCCCGCTTTCTGGCGGCCAAGGGGGAAAGCGTGAATTGGCTGGATTTATCCCAACTGTTATTGGCCCAGGACCGTGAAAAATGCGAAGCCGTGCGCCTGAGAATAGCTGGCGACTATTACCGTTACTACAACAATGAGAAGGATTAA
- the cas7e gene encoding type I-E CRISPR-associated protein Cas7/Cse4/CasC → MFLQIHTLTSYHASLLNRDDAGLAKRIPFGNATRLRVSSQCLKRHWRERLHETIPLPGGLRTRHFFERVIIKRLVEQEEVPANQAQELTLALVALLLQKSAKADKAAKVEKGKKGKKAKEETEQSEMDLGEEREAVDTTETTGLLVKQPILFGQPEADFLVALLKECAAKGADAEKCLQERLKKDKDNFKAMLAQAGHGHLYAGLEGALFGRFVTSDILSRSDACVHVAHAMTVHPLDTEVDYFTVVDDLNRDDETGAAHAGDMELGAGLFYGYVAVDVPGLLSNLTGCDRQDWKAQDTHDARQVLQGLVRTIAEVTPGAKLGSTAPYAWADFVLLETGPQQPRSLANAYLQALKPRGDGMEQAIIALKQYLDAQEQMYGATAAFRAVAATKTLDWGAVPVLPLAEASDRALAALFE, encoded by the coding sequence ATGTTTCTGCAAATTCATACCCTCACGTCCTATCACGCCAGTCTGTTGAATAGAGATGATGCCGGGTTGGCTAAGAGAATTCCTTTCGGTAACGCCACTCGTTTGCGTGTGTCCTCGCAGTGTCTCAAGCGGCACTGGCGGGAGCGCCTGCACGAGACCATACCCCTACCAGGGGGCTTGCGAACTCGACATTTCTTTGAGCGGGTGATTATCAAGCGTCTGGTGGAACAGGAAGAGGTGCCCGCTAATCAAGCGCAGGAGCTGACCTTGGCGCTGGTGGCGTTGCTGTTGCAGAAATCGGCAAAGGCCGACAAAGCCGCCAAGGTGGAAAAAGGTAAGAAGGGAAAGAAAGCTAAAGAGGAAACGGAACAGTCGGAAATGGATTTAGGCGAAGAGCGGGAGGCGGTGGATACGACCGAAACTACTGGGCTGCTGGTCAAGCAACCGATTCTGTTTGGCCAACCGGAAGCTGATTTTCTGGTGGCCTTGCTTAAAGAGTGCGCAGCGAAGGGAGCCGATGCGGAAAAATGTTTACAGGAACGCTTGAAGAAGGACAAGGACAATTTCAAGGCGATGTTGGCGCAAGCTGGACACGGTCATCTTTATGCGGGATTGGAAGGGGCGTTGTTTGGGCGGTTTGTAACCTCGGATATTTTGTCGCGCAGTGATGCCTGCGTGCATGTCGCTCATGCCATGACTGTGCATCCTCTGGATACGGAAGTGGATTATTTCACGGTGGTGGATGATTTGAACCGCGATGATGAAACCGGTGCGGCTCATGCTGGCGATATGGAGTTAGGGGCTGGTTTGTTCTATGGCTATGTCGCGGTGGACGTACCGGGGTTGCTATCGAACCTGACCGGTTGCGACCGTCAGGACTGGAAGGCGCAAGATACGCACGATGCCCGCCAGGTGTTGCAAGGTTTGGTGCGCACGATTGCCGAAGTGACGCCGGGGGCCAAACTGGGATCGACCGCGCCGTATGCCTGGGCCGATTTCGTATTGTTGGAAACCGGGCCGCAGCAACCACGCAGTCTGGCTAATGCCTACTTGCAGGCGCTGAAACCGCGTGGCGATGGAATGGAACAGGCCATCATTGCCCTAAAACAGTATCTGGACGCGCAGGAGCAGATGTATGGGGCGACGGCGGCGTTTCGGGCGGTCGCGGCCACGAAAACCCTGGATTGGGGAGCGGTGCCGGTGTTGCCTTTGGCGGAGGCGAGTGATCGGGCGCTGGCGGCGTTGTTTGAGTAG